One window of Triticum dicoccoides isolate Atlit2015 ecotype Zavitan chromosome 5A, WEW_v2.0, whole genome shotgun sequence genomic DNA carries:
- the LOC119299014 gene encoding uncharacterized protein LOC119299014 — MQALAREARGIWPAAAAAAGRGSRGQVQPSRGIVVQVRDGNLERALQVMERKMRSSGIERLIKRRTEHHVKNSEKRVLARKALMARVRSQELGKNLRDILIKKIRGQ, encoded by the exons ATGCAGGCACTAGCACGAGAGGCGCGGGGGATCTggccggcggcggccgcggccgcggggagggGGAGCCGCGGGCAGGTGCAGCCGTCCCGGGGGATCGTGGTGCAGGTGAGGGACGGCAACCTGGAGCGCGCGCTCCAGGTGATGGAGCGGAAGATGCGGTCCAGCGGCATCGAGCGGCTCATCAAGCGCCGGACGGAGCACCACGTCAAGAACTCCGAGAAGCGCGTGCTCGCGCGCAAGGCTCTCATGGCGCGCGTCCGctcccaggagctcggcaagaatctCCGCGATATCCTCATCAAGAAGATCAG GGGTCAGTAA